One Gemmatimonadota bacterium genomic region harbors:
- a CDS encoding IS481 family transposase, whose amino-acid sequence MTTVQAEKVARRKLSLLQLAQELGNVSKACKIVGYSRQQFYEIRRNFQTFGAEGLLDRLPGPRGPHPNRVSAEVEQAILDYALECPTHGPQRVADELLLRGIQVSSGGVRGVWSRHGLETKHERLLRLEETARERQLTLTEAQIRVLERFNPEFRERQIQVNATGELVAVDTFYAGTLKGVGKVYIQTVLDCFSRYVWARLYTSKLPLTAVHVLNNDVLPFFEAHGVRVRTVLSDNGREYCGRPDQHPYELFLQLEEIEHRTTQVRRPQSNGFIERFHRTLLDEHLRLKGRTTWYETIDEMQVDLDAYLEAYNRRRPHRGRAMEGRTPYDVFVAGIPAHEPDAAPLATPNRAARTPRMRSRSKAA is encoded by the coding sequence ATGACCACCGTCCAAGCAGAGAAGGTAGCACGGCGGAAGCTGTCCCTGCTACAGTTGGCCCAGGAACTGGGGAACGTCTCGAAGGCCTGCAAGATCGTCGGCTACAGCCGGCAGCAGTTCTATGAGATCCGGCGCAACTTCCAGACATTCGGGGCCGAAGGACTGCTCGATCGGCTGCCCGGGCCCCGAGGACCGCACCCCAACCGCGTCAGCGCGGAGGTCGAGCAGGCCATCCTGGACTACGCCTTGGAGTGCCCGACGCACGGACCCCAGCGCGTCGCGGATGAGCTGCTGCTGCGGGGCATCCAGGTCAGCTCGGGAGGGGTCCGGGGCGTCTGGAGCCGCCACGGTCTGGAGACCAAGCACGAGCGCCTCCTGCGACTCGAGGAGACGGCTCGCGAGCGCCAACTCACATTGACGGAGGCGCAGATCCGCGTGCTGGAGCGCTTCAACCCCGAGTTCCGCGAACGCCAGATCCAGGTCAACGCCACCGGCGAGCTGGTGGCCGTCGACACCTTCTACGCTGGCACCCTGAAGGGTGTCGGGAAGGTCTACATCCAGACCGTGCTCGACTGCTTCAGTCGCTACGTCTGGGCACGGCTCTACACCAGCAAGCTGCCCCTGACGGCGGTGCACGTCCTCAACAACGACGTGTTGCCCTTCTTCGAAGCCCACGGGGTCAGGGTCCGAACGGTGCTCAGCGACAACGGGCGCGAGTACTGCGGTCGACCCGACCAGCACCCCTACGAGCTCTTCCTCCAGCTCGAGGAGATCGAGCACCGTACCACCCAGGTCCGCAGGCCCCAGTCCAACGGCTTCATCGAGCGCTTCCACCGGACGCTGCTCGATGAGCATCTCCGCCTCAAGGGCCGAACCACCTGGTACGAGACGATCGACGAGATGCAGGTCGATCTCGATGCCTATCTGGAGGCCTACAACCGCCGCCGGCCGCACCGCGGCCGTGCCATGGAGGGCCGCACGCCCTACGACGTCTTTGTGGCCGGCATCCCCGCCCACGAGCCCGACGCCGCGCCTCTCGCCACCCCCAACCGCGCCGCGCGTACGCCGCGAATGAGGTCCCGCTCCAAAGCCGCCTAG
- a CDS encoding DUF1259 domain-containing protein: MRRGARPHGYGNGVPHSGCGLGQRPHHQGLHGARTWGGDHDGHPVLPALGYGTPINSRVADDRVVATGDFAGLGTALDPLLDAMARHGIVATALHSHLIDESPHIYYVHFWADGAPGDVLLGLRAAMDAVR; this comes from the coding sequence CTGCGCCGAGGCGCACGCCCTCATGGATACGGCAATGGTGTTCCGCACTCGGGGTGCGGGCTCGGCCAGCGGCCCCATCACCAAGGTCTCCACGGTGCTCGTACCTGGGGAGGTGACCATGACGGACATCCGGTTCTCCCGGCCCTGGGGTACGGAACACCGATCAATTCCAGGGTCGCCGACGACCGGGTGGTGGCGACGGGCGACTTCGCCGGGTTGGGCACAGCCCTGGATCCCCTTCTCGACGCCATGGCGCGGCACGGCATCGTGGCCACCGCTCTCCACAGCCATCTGATCGACGAATCGCCGCACATCTACTATGTGCACTTCTGGGCCGACGGGGCTCCGGGCGATGTCCTGCTCGGTCTCCGGGCGGCCATGGATGCTGTTCGCTGA
- a CDS encoding chromate resistance protein: MLVYLPAARMGDRAGREGFVVATFVAFSLFPLAVASAHSFATLLLAFVVGGLREIGEPSRKALIDLALPHARARSVRLYYLVRSVAIARPSSAGSSGRAPVATFVAAALVGFAGAGGLRAHCRRAPGMSDRHGSSCYIRSRPRRSCLRVKVWRRMQQIGAVALKNAAWVLPADDAAREDFEWLMREIEADGGGALQCDSRLLPGLSPEQVAALAQVREPEDTPNGEDWPGGGTDTGKGDSTHGEDFSHLVGRTWVTRRGVHVDRIASAWLIRRFVDPDARFRFVDPDGYEPAPGELRFDMYEGEYTHAGDSCTCEVLASTFAPGDAALAALAQVVHDIDLKEGRFGRPEAPGVELLLEGLVASEPDDDARLQRGFVLFADLYTALKSRLKRGTR; this comes from the coding sequence ATGCTGGTGTACCTGCCCGCCGCGCGCATGGGCGACCGAGCGGGCCGAGAGGGCTTCGTGGTAGCCACGTTCGTCGCGTTCTCGCTCTTCCCGCTCGCCGTCGCATCCGCACACAGCTTCGCCACCCTGCTGCTCGCCTTCGTGGTCGGTGGCCTGCGCGAGATTGGTGAACCCTCGCGCAAGGCCCTCATCGACCTCGCGCTGCCGCACGCACGGGCCCGCTCGGTCAGGCTCTACTATCTGGTGCGGAGCGTGGCCATCGCGCGGCCCTCATCGGCGGGATCCTCTGGACGCGCGCCCGTCGCGACCTTCGTGGCCGCTGCGCTGGTAGGTTTCGCCGGTGCCGGCGGTCTTCGCGCTCACTGTCGAAGGGCGCCCGGCATGAGCGATCGGCATGGCTCCTCCTGCTACATCAGATCCCGGCCACGCCGGAGCTGTCTGCGAGTAAAGGTCTGGCGGCGCATGCAGCAGATTGGCGCAGTCGCGCTCAAGAATGCCGCCTGGGTGCTGCCGGCGGACGACGCAGCACGCGAGGACTTCGAGTGGCTGATGCGCGAGATCGAGGCGGACGGGGGGGGCGCGCTTCAATGCGATTCGCGCTTACTCCCGGGCCTGTCCCCGGAGCAGGTGGCGGCGCTCGCGCAGGTACGCGAGCCCGAGGACACCCCGAACGGCGAGGACTGGCCAGGTGGAGGCACCGACACCGGCAAGGGGGACTCGACGCACGGAGAGGACTTCTCGCATCTGGTCGGACGCACCTGGGTCACCCGCCGCGGCGTGCATGTCGATCGCATCGCCAGCGCCTGGCTGATCCGCCGCTTCGTGGACCCCGACGCGCGCTTTCGCTTCGTGGATCCGGACGGCTACGAGCCAGCGCCCGGTGAGTTGCGCTTCGACATGTATGAAGGCGAATACACGCACGCGGGGGACAGCTGCACGTGCGAGGTGCTCGCGAGCACCTTCGCACCGGGCGACGCGGCACTTGCCGCGCTCGCGCAGGTGGTGCACGACATCGACCTGAAGGAAGGGCGGTTCGGCCGCCCGGAAGCGCCCGGAGTGGAGCTGCTGCTTGAAGGCCTCGTCGCCTCGGAGCCGGACGACGACGCCCGGCTCCAACGAGGTTTCGTGTTGTTTGCCGATCTGTACACAGCACTCAAGAGCCGCCTGAAAAGGGGGACACGATGA
- a CDS encoding chromate resistance protein, translating to MKWVTRERVKVDRVACPWLIRKFVDPDAEFLFEAPDQVLPTAAREGATPFDVPGVELGHHDGRCSFEAIVTRYGIDDPAVARLAQIVHGADVSEDLYGRPEAPGLKAIAEGFGALDLRDDHEILDREFIVYDALYAYCRELGEGRPGG from the coding sequence ATGAAGTGGGTTACGAGAGAGCGCGTGAAGGTGGACCGGGTCGCGTGCCCCTGGCTGATCCGAAAGTTCGTCGACCCGGACGCGGAGTTCCTGTTCGAAGCCCCCGATCAGGTGCTCCCGACCGCCGCGCGCGAGGGCGCTACGCCGTTCGACGTCCCGGGCGTGGAACTCGGGCACCACGACGGCCGCTGCAGCTTCGAGGCGATCGTAACGCGCTATGGGATCGACGATCCCGCGGTCGCACGGCTCGCGCAGATCGTGCACGGTGCCGATGTCTCGGAGGACCTCTACGGCCGCCCGGAGGCGCCCGGCCTGAAGGCGATCGCCGAGGGGTTCGGCGCGCTCGACCTGCGCGACGACCACGAGATCCTGGACCGCGAGTTCATCGTTTACGACGCGCTGTATGCGTACTGCCGCGAGTTGGGAGAGGGACGTCCGGGTGGTTGA